Genomic segment of Primulina huaijiensis isolate GDHJ02 unplaced genomic scaffold, ASM1229523v2 scaffold37281, whole genome shotgun sequence:
GATGGCAGACTTGAATATTAGGTTTTTGCTTTAACGTAAGTTTATGTTAATACACATGGATTCATATCATATGTATAAACGTAAGATTTTAGATTAATTAAATCGAAATATttgaccaaaaatataattttgcaaATATTTTAGGACAAGAAGATACAAATTaactagaatttatttaggaaactaaaaatatctaaaataaATTTCTACATAGACGAGACAACTccatatttattattgtaatacCATCCATCAGCTCGACATTTCGATCTCTTGCAACTCTCCCTTCTCTTCTCATCCTTCCAATAATCTATATACGCGATTCATATCCGTCCCTTGCGACCAGcttcaattttcttaattatttttgttgttaCCGTTGAAAAATGGGTTTATGTTTGTCGTTCTTGGCTCGGAGAGGAAGCTCACCGAGAACAGGGCTGGGGGACTTGCCGGAGAGCTGCGTGGCGTCGGTGCTTCTGTACCTTGACCCTCCGCAGATATGTCAGCTCGCAATGTTGAACCGAGCCACGAGAATGGCGTCTTATGCGGATTTCGTTTGGGAATCTAAGTTGCCTTTGAATTACGAAGCTGTTGTTGACAGGGTGTTTGAGAAAGATGATGTCTTGTCTCGAAATTTATGTAGAAGGGATGTTTATTCAAGGCTTTGCAGGCCAAATTCTTTTGATGGTGGCACCAAGGTTCGATTTTTTAACATTCTGCATGTTGTTTTGTGTGTATTGGGTGATCTGTCATAGCTATGCTTCTATTAGCAAAATTCTTTTGGCTTGAAAATTATGGGaataaatttgttttgtttttttttttttgtaaagggTTTTGGAGAAACTTTGGACAACTGTTTTCTCCCTCTtaaatcatcttttttttttttttgatgaaaataggAGGTTGTAAGTGAAACTGATTGTGAAACGTATGAACTATTATCTTCTTAATTAGATGTGGATTTTGTGCAGAAAGTTTGGTTGGATAAGACTATTGGGAAGACTTGTATATCAATACCGTCGAATGAATTGATGATAACAGGGATCGACGACAGGAGATACTGGAGTCGAATTCAAACCGAAGAATCAAGGTGGGGGTTTACAAAGCTGTTGTGTTCTGATGCTGTTATTTTAGATCGGTGCTTTGAATCCAAGAATTAATATATAGGCAATTTAATTTGTCCGTGAAATTTTCCGAATATATATAAGGTTCTTTGCCATTCAGTATCATTTTTAGGGACTCTGATGCACTGTGTCTACTGCTGTTATTGAAGTTTTTGTCTGCGGCAAATTGTGCTAACAATTAgattttgcatattttcatgctGGGATCATACTATGGCGCTGCCTATATCTACAGATGATGTCGAACTTTCAATTTTTGTAGAAGTTATTAACTGTGAAAATATACAACTACCTTGCAAAATTTGCGCCTTCAATGACTTGAGCGACATAAATTCTCTTCGTTTCGGGATGTAGCCCGGAATATGATTTCTTGAATCCTACATATACCTTGTTTTCATTGTTGAG
This window contains:
- the LOC140968451 gene encoding F-box protein PP2-A13-like, yielding MGLCLSFLARRGSSPRTGLGDLPESCVASVLLYLDPPQICQLAMLNRATRMASYADFVWESKLPLNYEAVVDRVFEKDDVLSRNLCRRDVYSRLCRPNSFDGGTKKVWLDKTIGKTCISIPSNELMITGIDDRRYWSRIQTEESRFSSVAYLQQIWWFQVEGELDFPFPAGSYSLFFRVHLGRSHKRFGRRVCNSEHVHGWDKKPVRFQVSTSDGQQATKQCYLKDPGKWNHHLAGDFVVAANSCGSTKIKFSMTQIDCTHPKGGLCVDSVLIYPVESRERLHLS